Within the Mycobacterium gordonae genome, the region TAGGGCGGGCGGGGCTCGAACCCGCGACCAACGGATTATGAGTCCGCGGCTCTAACCAACTGAGCTACCGCCCCCGGAACGCCGTAACGCCGCCGAGCACGACCTAGACCTTAGCTTCCCCGCCAACCGCGCGTGACAACACGCTGGCTGAACGCGCCGACTCGGCGCCCGGCAAACGCGTGTCCTGGCGCGGCAACCGGTCTCCACCGCTTAACCTCGATCCTGAGTCCTTCGGGGCGAGCGACGGCGGCACCCGGATATGCAAAGCCGCCACTTATGTCTCACCAACGCCCGTCTCATATGGCGACAGTTAGGCTCGACACGAACGATATTGGCGCGCACAGACTTTTATCCGCAGCGCAGCGGCTACTCCTCGTCGCGCGAAGCACTCGCACCACGATCAGCCTTGGTACACGGCCGAGCAAGGGGGGCTCGGCCAAGCGATCAGGCGCGGCCGCGGGCCCTGAACGGCACCAACCATCCCCTGGGGAGACATATGGCGATCACAGACGTTGCGGCTTTCGCCCACCTGACCAATGCCGACATCGAGAATCTGGGCGCTGAACTTGACGCGATCCGACGCGACATCGAGGAGTCCCTCGGCGCGCGCGACGCCCGCTATATCCGCCGCACCATCGCCGCCCAGCGTGCCCTCGAACTCACCGCACGGGTCATGCTCGCCGGCAGTGCAAAACGCCCAGCCAAATGGGCCGGAACGGCAGCCCTCGCGCTGGCCAAGATCATCGAGAACATGGAGATCGGCCACAATGTCATGCACGGCCAGTGGAATTGGATGAACGACCCCGAGATTCACTCCACCACGTGGGAGTGGGACATGAACGCCGCGTCCAAGCACTGGCGTAACGCCCACAACTTCCAGCACCACAAGTACACGAACATCCTCGACATGGATGACGACGTGGGCTATTTCATCCTGCGCGTCACCCGCGACCAGCCGTGGCAGGCCTACAACCTCGGGAACCTGCCGTACAACCTCATTCTCGCGCTCGCGTTCGAGTGGGCGATCGGCTTGCAGACCGTCGACCTGGAGAAGTACTTCGAGGACGGGCCCGACGGCGATATCGCCCGTGAGCGGACGCGCGAGTTTGTCACCAAGGTCAGCCGACAATTCGTCAAGGATTATGTCGCGTTCCCGGCACTCACCGCGCTGTCGCCGGCCGCAACCTATACATCGGCCCTGAAAGCCAACGCGGTGGCCAATGTCCTCCGCAGCATCTGGGCACACGCGGTCATCGTGTGCGGCCATTTCCCGGACGGCGCAGAGAAATTCACTACAACCGACATGGCCGGCGAAACCAGGGGCGAATGGTATCTGCGTCAGATGTTGGGCAGCGCCAACTTCGATGCCGGGCCCGTGTTGCGGTTCCTGAGCGGCAACCTGTGCCACCAGATCGAACACCACTTGTTCCCCGACCTGCCGAGCAACAGACTGCATGAGGCGTCTATACGCGTGCGGGCGCTCTGCGAGAAGTACGACTTGCCCTACACCACAGCGTCTTTTGCTGTTCAGTACGGCAAGACGTGGCGCACTATCGCGAAGTTGTCGCTGCCGAACAAGTTCCTGCGGGCCACTGCGGACGATGCGCCGGAGACGCGGAGCGAGCGAATGTTCGCCCACCTCAAGCCCGTTGAAGCCGACTTCATAACCGGTCGCCGCCACGGGCTGAAGACAGCGATAGCCAGGGTGCGCCGCAGAGCCACAGCCAAACGGCGATGAACCGACCAACCCGCTGCCGGTCGAAGT harbors:
- a CDS encoding fatty acid desaturase family protein, with translation MAITDVAAFAHLTNADIENLGAELDAIRRDIEESLGARDARYIRRTIAAQRALELTARVMLAGSAKRPAKWAGTAALALAKIIENMEIGHNVMHGQWNWMNDPEIHSTTWEWDMNAASKHWRNAHNFQHHKYTNILDMDDDVGYFILRVTRDQPWQAYNLGNLPYNLILALAFEWAIGLQTVDLEKYFEDGPDGDIARERTREFVTKVSRQFVKDYVAFPALTALSPAATYTSALKANAVANVLRSIWAHAVIVCGHFPDGAEKFTTTDMAGETRGEWYLRQMLGSANFDAGPVLRFLSGNLCHQIEHHLFPDLPSNRLHEASIRVRALCEKYDLPYTTASFAVQYGKTWRTIAKLSLPNKFLRATADDAPETRSERMFAHLKPVEADFITGRRHGLKTAIARVRRRATAKRR